One Calditrichia bacterium DNA window includes the following coding sequences:
- a CDS encoding PDZ domain-containing protein — protein MKKIAVAIYLLIAGITAFAQSPQDVFQRFSEKICRVQFYKNVSSQAQIGSYIKIEQQRTGIMVSPDGLVMVNSDVYPLSLDIISGEGSSFFSGEPSDFKIILADEREFAAEFVGKDDQAQVAFVRISESPDTPLSYVQFDSSTSVGVGQQLFLLELLGENYDYQPLFSSFNINAIIQKPRRKFLIANGDVALSAGGLVLTATGNAIGVTLRRFSEISFHQSMEFEDFSKQYLEIAPSEWVLPLIENPPVLEKNEHRGKAWFGIGMQALTPELKTYWNVPEDGGVVVFRVYPESPAEKAGLKMKDVILSIGGKAVDVQRSEELGRFKETISRQPFDEPVACVIFRDGKKMNKTITFTPAPRAVDLAEKLQLSELGMEVRELTADILYDYNLPLDTKGVYVYQVDRAAPAGLGGLEAGSIITAINGKTVENLGDFREKMDNLAATSGKKLMLQTQFRRETQFVFVDTE, from the coding sequence ATGAAAAAAATAGCAGTAGCCATATACCTTTTGATTGCCGGAATTACGGCGTTTGCCCAATCGCCGCAAGATGTTTTCCAGCGTTTCAGCGAAAAAATTTGCCGGGTGCAATTTTACAAAAATGTGTCATCGCAGGCACAGATCGGCTCGTATATCAAAATTGAGCAGCAGCGCACCGGCATCATGGTTTCACCGGACGGATTGGTGATGGTCAACAGCGATGTGTATCCGCTGTCGCTGGATATTATTTCCGGGGAAGGCTCCTCTTTTTTCTCCGGCGAACCGAGCGATTTTAAAATAATTTTAGCGGACGAACGCGAATTTGCTGCCGAATTTGTCGGAAAAGATGATCAGGCGCAGGTCGCTTTTGTGCGCATCAGCGAATCGCCGGATACGCCGCTGTCGTATGTCCAGTTCGATTCCAGCACATCCGTTGGCGTTGGGCAACAGTTGTTTTTATTGGAGTTACTTGGGGAAAATTACGATTATCAGCCGCTCTTCAGCTCATTTAATATTAATGCGATCATCCAGAAACCGCGCCGCAAATTTTTGATCGCCAATGGCGATGTCGCGCTTTCCGCCGGCGGGCTGGTGCTCACCGCCACCGGAAACGCGATCGGCGTTACGCTGCGCCGGTTTTCGGAAATCAGTTTTCACCAGTCGATGGAATTTGAGGATTTCAGCAAACAATATCTGGAAATCGCGCCGTCCGAATGGGTGTTGCCGCTCATCGAAAATCCGCCGGTGCTTGAGAAAAATGAACATCGCGGCAAAGCCTGGTTTGGCATCGGCATGCAGGCGCTCACGCCGGAGTTGAAAACCTATTGGAACGTGCCGGAAGACGGCGGCGTGGTGGTGTTCCGGGTCTATCCCGAATCGCCCGCAGAAAAAGCCGGATTGAAAATGAAAGATGTCATTTTGTCCATCGGCGGTAAAGCGGTGGATGTGCAGCGCAGCGAAGAATTGGGGCGTTTTAAAGAAACGATTTCCCGCCAGCCGTTTGATGAACCGGTTGCCTGCGTCATTTTTCGCGACGGAAAAAAGATGAACAAAACGATCACTTTTACCCCTGCGCCCCGCGCGGTGGATCTGGCGGAGAAGCTTCAACTGTCGGAACTGGGCATGGAAGTTCGCGAGCTAACTGCAGATATTTTATACGATTACAACCTGCCGCTGGACACGAAAGGCGTTTATGTGTATCAGGTGGATCGCGCGGCACCGGCCGGTTTGGGTGGGTTGGAAGCGGGCAGCATCATCACCGCGATCAACGGCAAAACGGTGGAAAATCTGGGTGATTTTCGCGAAAAAATGGACAACCTCGCGGCAACATCCGGCAAAAAACTGATGCTGCAAACCCAATTTCGCCGTGAAACGCAATTTGTTTTTGTTGATACAGAGTAG
- a CDS encoding caspase family protein, whose product MASRGAFSGVSFRTGNRVFPFEQFDLRLNRPDIVLQRIGYTDAALIEAYHAAYLKRLKKMNFTEEMLGSDLQLPEIVFVSDDIPLSTKDKKFSFKVKATDARYPLDRLNVFVNDVPVFGTPGISLQGASAQSVEKNISLELSDGENKIQISVLNSKGVESLKETIAIDYIGKTEKPELYVVAIGVSDYLNDEFDLKYAAKDATDLTNLFVSQPERFNKIHQIQILDENATRENILAVRDKLMQSNIDDEVILFIAGHGLLDAQLNYYFATTDIDFANPAERGLPYDALEGLLDGIPARKKLLLMDTCHSGEVDRDETVLAAADATEQNVISRSFRGAVAINIGKKVGLKNSFQLMQELFANLSRGSGAMVISAAGGAEYAYEGQGTANGVFTYSVIDGLKNNAVDADADGKIRVSELRKYVTEQVRKLTGGKQTPTSRRENQVFDFQVF is encoded by the coding sequence ATGGCATCGCGCGGTGCATTCAGCGGTGTTTCCTTCCGGACCGGGAATCGCGTGTTCCCGTTTGAGCAATTCGATTTGCGGTTGAATCGCCCGGATATCGTGCTGCAGCGCATCGGTTACACGGATGCAGCGTTGATCGAAGCGTATCACGCCGCATACCTTAAACGATTGAAAAAAATGAACTTCACCGAAGAAATGCTCGGCTCGGATTTGCAGTTGCCGGAAATCGTCTTCGTTTCGGACGATATCCCGTTGTCCACCAAAGACAAAAAATTTTCGTTCAAAGTGAAAGCGACGGATGCCCGTTATCCGTTGGACCGGCTGAATGTATTTGTCAACGATGTGCCGGTTTTCGGCACGCCGGGAATCAGTTTGCAGGGCGCGTCTGCGCAATCTGTCGAGAAAAATATTTCGCTGGAATTGTCGGACGGGGAAAACAAAATCCAGATTTCCGTGCTCAATTCAAAGGGCGTTGAATCGCTGAAAGAAACGATCGCGATTGACTACATCGGCAAAACCGAAAAGCCGGAATTGTATGTTGTCGCCATCGGCGTTTCCGATTATCTCAACGATGAATTTGACCTGAAATATGCCGCCAAAGATGCCACCGATTTAACGAATCTGTTCGTCAGCCAGCCGGAGCGATTCAACAAAATCCACCAAATTCAAATTTTGGATGAAAACGCCACCCGCGAAAATATTCTGGCTGTGCGCGATAAATTGATGCAATCCAATATTGATGACGAAGTGATTCTGTTCATTGCCGGACACGGATTACTGGATGCGCAGCTCAATTATTATTTTGCGACGACGGATATCGATTTTGCCAATCCTGCCGAACGCGGCTTGCCATACGACGCGCTGGAAGGCTTGCTGGACGGCATCCCGGCGCGCAAAAAATTGCTGCTGATGGACACCTGTCACTCCGGCGAGGTCGATCGCGATGAAACGGTGTTGGCAGCCGCAGATGCGACCGAACAGAACGTTATCAGCCGTTCGTTTCGCGGCGCGGTGGCAATCAATATCGGGAAAAAAGTCGGGTTGAAAAATTCATTCCAATTGATGCAGGAGCTGTTCGCAAATCTCAGTCGCGGTTCCGGTGCGATGGTCATTTCCGCTGCCGGCGGCGCGGAATACGCATACGAAGGGCAGGGCACTGCCAACGGCGTGTTCACTTATTCGGTAATCGATGGATTGAAAAACAATGCGGTTGATGCAGATGCGGACGGAAAAATCCGCGTTTCGGAATTGCGCAAATATGTGACCGAACAGGTGCGAAAACTCACCGGCGGCAAACAAACGCCCACATCCCGCCGGGAAAATCAGGTGTTTGATTTCCAGGTGTTTTGA
- a CDS encoding amidohydrolase family protein, translating to MTRKMSRRRFLKISAAVTAATAISGVSCFSSDFDVIIVGGTIFDGSGTAGFPGDIGIRGGKIVAIGDLKDRSAARKIDAAGLAVAPGFIDFHSHSDDELLLGGEAQSKIRQGVTLEVLGQDGGSYAPLNEKMREQMRKRMRNRYDIEIDWTDFQSYFLTLEQRGMICNALSMLGQGTLRECVVGEDDRPATDAEIAEMKRLAAQAFEQGAYGISSGLEYVPGSFASTAEIIEVCKSMNGRGIYSTHMRNEDDTLIEAVQEAIEIARGAGVDLNVSHLKASGRRNWDKLPEVLALLDETRAGGMRVTCDRYPYVAYNTGLASMFPLWSRDGGSEKFVTRLQDPALTDSIRSAVLGKVEKIGGWQSVMISGVSKNPEREKYEGKQFQELTADGGDPFELLVNLVVQEDGGGSMVGFAMSEENTAKVLAYPHCMTASDGSALAESGVLSSGSPHPRAFGTFPRLLGKYVREEQRMPLEDAIRKITSLPAEMLRLTDRGLLKENYHADITIFDPATVTDNATFQHSQQYPSGIPFVLVNGVPVIDGDKFSGALPGKVVRS from the coding sequence ATGACTCGCAAAATGTCCCGTCGCAGATTTTTGAAAATAAGCGCCGCCGTTACCGCCGCAACCGCCATTTCCGGTGTGTCCTGTTTTTCCAGCGATTTTGATGTGATTATCGTTGGCGGAACAATTTTTGATGGTAGCGGCACAGCCGGTTTTCCCGGCGATATCGGTATTCGCGGCGGCAAAATTGTCGCCATCGGCGATCTGAAAGATCGCAGTGCAGCCCGCAAAATTGACGCTGCCGGACTGGCGGTTGCACCCGGATTCATCGATTTCCATTCGCACAGTGATGATGAACTGCTGCTCGGCGGCGAGGCACAATCGAAAATCCGCCAGGGCGTAACGCTGGAAGTGCTCGGTCAGGATGGCGGATCGTATGCGCCACTGAACGAAAAAATGCGCGAGCAAATGCGCAAACGGATGCGAAATCGTTACGACATCGAGATCGACTGGACAGATTTCCAAAGCTATTTCCTAACGCTGGAACAGCGCGGGATGATTTGCAACGCGTTGAGCATGCTCGGACAGGGCACGCTCCGCGAATGCGTGGTTGGCGAGGACGACCGTCCGGCAACCGATGCGGAAATCGCCGAAATGAAACGGCTGGCAGCGCAGGCCTTTGAACAGGGCGCTTACGGCATTTCTTCCGGGCTGGAATATGTGCCGGGCAGCTTTGCCAGCACCGCGGAAATTATCGAGGTTTGCAAATCGATGAACGGACGCGGCATTTACTCCACCCACATGCGCAATGAGGACGATACGCTCATCGAAGCCGTGCAGGAAGCCATCGAAATTGCCCGTGGCGCCGGAGTGGATTTGAACGTTTCGCACCTGAAAGCATCCGGGCGGCGGAATTGGGACAAATTGCCGGAAGTGCTGGCATTACTCGACGAAACCCGCGCCGGCGGGATGCGCGTCACCTGCGATCGCTATCCGTATGTCGCGTATAACACCGGTTTGGCGTCGATGTTTCCGCTGTGGAGCCGCGATGGCGGCAGCGAAAAATTTGTCACGAGATTGCAAGATCCGGCGCTGACCGATTCGATCCGCAGCGCGGTGCTCGGCAAAGTGGAAAAAATCGGTGGTTGGCAATCGGTGATGATTTCCGGCGTTTCCAAAAATCCCGAACGGGAAAAATACGAGGGCAAACAATTTCAGGAATTGACTGCGGACGGCGGCGATCCGTTTGAATTATTGGTGAATCTGGTGGTGCAGGAAGATGGCGGCGGCAGCATGGTCGGCTTCGCGATGAGCGAAGAAAACACCGCGAAAGTGCTGGCGTATCCCCATTGCATGACCGCCAGCGACGGCTCCGCACTGGCGGAAAGCGGCGTGCTCAGCAGCGGCAGCCCGCATCCGCGCGCGTTCGGCACGTTTCCGCGATTGCTCGGCAAATACGTTCGCGAAGAGCAGCGCATGCCGCTCGAAGATGCGATTCGTAAAATTACATCGCTGCCGGCGGAAATGTTGCGGCTGACCGATCGCGGATTGCTGAAAGAAAATTATCACGCAGATATCACCATTTTTGATCCCGCAACCGTAACAGACAACGCCACGTTCCAGCATTCGCAGCAATATCCTTCCGGGATTCCGTTTGTGCTGGTGAACGGCGTTCCGGTCATCGATGGCGACAAATTCAGCGGTGCGCTGCCGGGAAAAGTGGTTCGCTCGTAA
- a CDS encoding trypsin-like peptidase domain-containing protein — protein MKISIIQLFRCFFALYLMSGVAAAQTTEITLQKQIFSARDKVLPALVHVEPIIKIFSRGESQHALVTGSGVIFSGDGYVLTNHHVAANATKVWCTLSSKERITATVVGSDPSTDIAVLKLNTEELKNPDVPFADLGNSDLLEVGQIVLALGSPLGLSRSVSMGVVSSIDRYFPDRGTMVSPYNLWIQTDAAINPGNSGGPLINLNGEVVGINARAVFFAENLGFAIPINLVREVAEEILAGSSVSRAWLGATFQEIKDFREYLNQPDFTGALVADVDQNSPAAKGGLRPGDVVQSIHNQPVNAVYEEALPEIRKIISKLPVDEKVDIDIWRDGKTRKLKVTPISEPFGDDPEFEATAWGLVIKNLSQNIYRAQMLSDFDGVFVTSIKPGSPADESSVRNGDVIRKINGEAVRNSSEFQTIYDVSAAQNGKTVFLEMIRDGHPFFVVLKQEPAP, from the coding sequence TTGAAAATTTCAATTATACAATTGTTCCGCTGCTTTTTTGCGCTGTACCTAATGTCCGGCGTTGCAGCTGCGCAAACTACGGAAATCACGCTTCAGAAACAAATTTTTTCTGCAAGAGACAAGGTGTTGCCTGCGCTGGTTCATGTGGAACCGATCATCAAAATTTTTTCCCGTGGCGAAAGTCAGCACGCGCTGGTTACCGGCAGCGGGGTTATTTTTTCCGGTGACGGCTACGTGCTCACCAATCACCACGTGGCGGCGAACGCCACAAAAGTGTGGTGCACGCTTTCCAGCAAAGAGCGGATTACCGCAACGGTTGTCGGCAGCGATCCATCCACGGATATCGCCGTGCTGAAGCTGAACACCGAAGAATTAAAAAATCCCGATGTGCCGTTCGCCGATCTCGGCAATTCCGACCTGTTGGAAGTCGGGCAAATTGTGCTGGCGCTAGGCAGCCCGTTGGGGCTTTCCCGCTCGGTTTCGATGGGCGTGGTCAGCTCCATCGATCGCTATTTCCCGGATCGCGGGACGATGGTTTCGCCGTATAATTTGTGGATTCAAACCGATGCAGCGATCAATCCCGGCAACAGCGGCGGACCGCTCATCAACCTGAACGGCGAAGTGGTGGGCATCAACGCACGCGCGGTGTTTTTTGCGGAAAATCTCGGTTTCGCCATTCCCATCAATCTGGTGCGGGAAGTGGCGGAAGAAATTCTCGCCGGAAGTTCGGTTTCCCGGGCGTGGCTCGGTGCAACATTTCAGGAAATCAAGGATTTCCGGGAATATTTGAACCAACCGGACTTCACCGGTGCGCTGGTGGCGGATGTCGATCAAAATTCGCCGGCGGCGAAAGGCGGGCTGCGTCCCGGCGATGTGGTGCAATCCATTCACAACCAACCGGTGAATGCGGTTTACGAAGAAGCGTTGCCCGAAATTCGCAAAATTATTTCCAAATTGCCCGTCGATGAAAAAGTGGACATCGACATTTGGCGCGATGGCAAAACCCGCAAATTGAAGGTCACACCGATCAGCGAGCCGTTTGGCGACGACCCCGAATTTGAGGCGACCGCGTGGGGACTGGTGATCAAAAATCTGTCCCAAAATATTTACCGGGCGCAAATGCTCAGCGATTTTGACGGCGTGTTTGTCACCAGCATAAAACCGGGCAGCCCGGCGGATGAATCGAGCGTGCGCAACGGCGATGTGATCCGCAAAATCAACGGCGAAGCCGTTCGCAACAGCAGCGAATTTCAAACGATTTACGATGTATCCGCAGCGCAAAACGGCAAAACCGTTTTTCTGGAAATGATTCGCGACGGTCACCCGTTTTTTGTGGTGCTGAAGCAGGAACCCGCGCCGTAA
- a CDS encoding chloride channel protein encodes MSEHTFMVIVAVLIGVLGGFGAIFFRFAIRFFEAVFFGSWDYTLDYALQLPWYVKFFAPAVGGLIVGPIVFYFAREAKGHGVPEVMESIVLRAGAIRPRVMFAKVAASAVSIGSGGSVGREGPIVQIGSALGSVIGQLFKVTGTRLRTFVACGTAAGIAATFNAPIAGALFAMEVILSDFGISQFSPIVVSSVTATVISRHFLGDFSAFIIPHYSLVSVFEMIPYVILGVLAALVALAFINILYKTEDLFEKINIPGWIKPVIGGFIIGGIGIFYPHIFGVGYDTITLALNSQSVWYFLLFMVFLKVAATSITIGSGGSGGVFAPSLFIGANLGGFVGSIVHSLFPAITASPGAYALVGMGAVAAGAMHAPITSILIIFELTNDYRIILPLMISCIISVLITSRLKKDSIYTLKLSRRGINIFQGQEVNVLSSLKASQVVKTDFERIYAATPFRKLMDLTVRSPHPNFFVVDKNDHLLGVISIHDIRKIIYESDTLEHILVAHDLLMPIRHYFTPNDRLDIVMKAFGEMNIDQLPVVDEQNEKRLIGTISKNDVIEIYNRQVFKRDMVTSVSGYISSMRKFKQVELMDGQILCEIEVPGKFVNKTLKELNLRKDYGVEVVLIKKHYDTANKEKEKVITSSPDYRFGLGDSLLIMATQEGLDKIKSKNRY; translated from the coding sequence ATGAGTGAACATACATTTATGGTCATCGTTGCCGTGCTGATTGGCGTATTGGGTGGATTTGGGGCGATTTTTTTCCGTTTTGCTATTCGTTTTTTCGAGGCAGTGTTTTTTGGGTCATGGGATTATACATTGGACTACGCCCTGCAATTGCCGTGGTATGTAAAATTTTTTGCGCCTGCCGTTGGTGGATTAATTGTCGGTCCAATTGTGTTTTATTTTGCGCGAGAAGCAAAAGGACACGGCGTGCCGGAAGTGATGGAATCAATTGTGCTGCGCGCCGGAGCGATACGCCCGAGGGTGATGTTTGCGAAAGTGGCTGCCTCGGCAGTCAGTATCGGTTCCGGCGGGTCGGTTGGGCGGGAAGGGCCCATCGTGCAAATTGGTTCTGCGCTGGGTTCGGTTATCGGGCAATTGTTCAAGGTTACCGGCACGCGATTGCGCACATTTGTCGCCTGCGGAACCGCAGCAGGTATTGCCGCTACGTTTAATGCACCTATCGCCGGCGCACTTTTCGCGATGGAAGTAATTCTCAGCGATTTCGGTATTTCCCAGTTCAGCCCGATCGTGGTTTCTTCCGTAACAGCTACGGTTATTTCCCGGCATTTTTTGGGCGATTTTTCCGCGTTTATCATTCCACATTACAGCCTGGTCAGCGTTTTCGAAATGATTCCATATGTCATTTTGGGTGTTTTGGCGGCGCTGGTGGCGCTTGCCTTTATCAATATTCTCTATAAAACAGAAGATCTTTTTGAGAAAATTAATATCCCGGGATGGATAAAACCGGTTATCGGTGGGTTCATTATCGGGGGAATTGGTATTTTTTACCCACACATTTTTGGCGTGGGTTACGATACTATTACACTGGCGCTGAACAGCCAATCGGTGTGGTATTTTCTGCTGTTTATGGTATTCCTAAAAGTGGCTGCAACGTCGATCACCATCGGATCCGGCGGGTCCGGCGGGGTTTTTGCACCGTCGTTGTTTATCGGGGCAAATCTTGGGGGATTTGTTGGCAGCATTGTTCATTCGTTGTTTCCTGCAATTACCGCTTCGCCGGGTGCGTATGCGCTGGTTGGTATGGGCGCTGTGGCTGCCGGGGCAATGCATGCGCCCATCACATCAATCCTGATTATTTTTGAATTAACCAACGATTACCGGATTATTTTACCGCTGATGATTTCCTGCATTATCAGCGTTTTAATTACATCGCGATTGAAAAAAGACTCGATTTATACCCTCAAATTGTCGCGCCGGGGAATCAATATTTTTCAGGGGCAAGAGGTTAATGTACTGTCATCACTGAAAGCATCGCAGGTTGTAAAAACAGACTTCGAAAGAATTTACGCCGCCACACCGTTCCGTAAACTGATGGATTTGACGGTTCGCAGCCCTCACCCCAACTTTTTTGTTGTGGATAAAAATGATCATTTATTGGGTGTCATTTCGATTCACGATATTCGCAAAATTATCTATGAATCGGATACGCTGGAGCACATTCTGGTCGCGCACGATCTGCTGATGCCTATTCGACATTATTTTACGCCAAATGACCGGCTCGATATCGTGATGAAAGCATTTGGCGAAATGAATATCGATCAATTGCCGGTGGTGGATGAACAGAATGAAAAGCGGTTGATCGGAACGATATCCAAAAATGATGTGATTGAAATTTACAATCGCCAGGTATTTAAGCGGGACATGGTGACATCTGTTTCCGGCTACATCAGTTCGATGCGCAAATTTAAACAGGTGGAATTGATGGACGGGCAAATTTTATGCGAAATAGAAGTGCCCGGAAAATTTGTTAATAAAACCTTGAAAGAACTAAACTTACGCAAAGATTACGGCGTGGAAGTTGTGCTGATCAAAAAACACTACGACACCGCAAATAAAGAGAAAGAAAAAGTAATTACCTCCAGCCCGGACTACCGCTTCGGTTTGGGCGATTCTCTCCTGATTATGGCAACACAAGAGGGGTTGGATAAAATCAAAAGCAAAAACCGGTATTAG
- a CDS encoding DUF2167 domain-containing protein — MMVSLISFTGFAQESETDSLSDANLQAIIDSLTANLQYQTGTVELGEGVATLHVPDGFKYLDSEQASYVLVDLWGNPPMETLGMLFPAEYNPLDNTAWAVNIEYSEEGYVDDEDAADIDYDELLTEMQEDALNSNEERLKQGYQTIKLVGWASQPHYDAQHQKLHWAKELKFSDAESNTLNYNIRVLGRKGVLVLNAIGSMNQYDEIQPKLAPVMAGIDFNDGYRYSDFNPDLDDVATYGIGGLIAGKVLAKTGLIAVLLKMWKVLLIGAAAGITAIRRFFGGKSTKEDTTA, encoded by the coding sequence ATGATGGTTTCACTGATTTCTTTCACCGGTTTTGCACAGGAATCAGAAACAGATTCACTTAGCGATGCAAACCTTCAGGCGATAATTGACAGCCTGACCGCAAACCTCCAATACCAAACAGGTACCGTAGAACTGGGCGAAGGTGTTGCTACTTTACATGTTCCGGATGGCTTTAAGTATCTTGACTCCGAACAGGCCAGCTATGTGTTGGTCGATTTATGGGGAAATCCCCCGATGGAAACCTTGGGGATGTTGTTTCCCGCAGAATACAACCCGTTGGACAATACTGCATGGGCTGTGAACATCGAATATTCCGAAGAAGGTTATGTAGATGACGAAGATGCAGCGGATATCGATTACGATGAATTGTTGACAGAAATGCAGGAAGATGCCCTAAACAGTAATGAAGAACGGTTAAAACAGGGGTATCAAACCATTAAGCTGGTAGGCTGGGCCAGCCAGCCGCATTACGATGCTCAACATCAAAAACTGCATTGGGCAAAAGAGTTAAAATTCAGCGATGCCGAAAGCAACACCCTAAATTACAATATTCGTGTACTGGGTCGAAAAGGCGTACTGGTATTGAACGCAATCGGTTCGATGAATCAATACGATGAGATTCAACCGAAACTGGCACCGGTGATGGCAGGAATTGATTTTAACGATGGATATCGATATAGCGATTTTAATCCCGATCTGGACGATGTTGCCACATACGGCATTGGTGGACTGATCGCAGGAAAAGTGTTGGCAAAAACAGGATTGATCGCGGTGCTGTTAAAAATGTGGAAGGTGCTACTCATTGGCGCTGCTGCAGGAATTACCGCTATTCGGCGATTTTTCGGTGGAAAATCTACCAAAGAAGATACAACAGCTTGA
- a CDS encoding class I SAM-dependent rRNA methyltransferase, protein MNIVENTSARVILKPGREKSIYNRHPWLFSGAVEKLDGRAKAGDVVPVYAAKGEFLGKGFWNPHSAIRVRLLTFQQETVDVQFFRARLQNALALRKMLIGTDTNAFRLVNSDGDLLSGLIVDQYDDTLVIQCTSSGMQLHKPMLIDLLKELCNPAQILERSEGNALRNEGLQPVIEWLLGGETPMVDIIENGLKFRVDVKGGQKTGFFLDQRGNRELTGKFAAGKSLLNCFSYSGAFSVYAAVNGATTTSVDISEPAIALAKENFKLNDLPTKSHDFLAANVFDYLREDDARFDMIVLDPPAFVKQKAHIDKGARGYKDINRLAIQKLNPGGLLLTCSCSAYVDRDLFRKIIYSAAQEVGRDCRILAQPAQPADHPINIFHPEGEYLKTLLLQVD, encoded by the coding sequence ATGAATATTGTTGAAAACACATCTGCGCGGGTTATTTTAAAACCCGGACGCGAAAAATCTATTTACAACCGGCATCCCTGGTTGTTTTCCGGCGCTGTTGAAAAACTGGACGGTCGCGCAAAAGCGGGCGATGTTGTGCCGGTTTACGCCGCCAAAGGCGAATTTTTGGGCAAAGGTTTCTGGAATCCGCACTCGGCAATCCGGGTTCGCCTCCTCACTTTTCAGCAGGAAACGGTGGATGTCCAGTTTTTCCGGGCACGATTGCAAAATGCGCTGGCGTTGCGGAAAATGCTGATCGGCACCGACACCAACGCTTTCCGGCTGGTCAATTCCGATGGCGATTTGCTCTCCGGGCTGATCGTCGATCAATACGACGACACGCTGGTGATTCAGTGCACCTCATCAGGAATGCAATTGCACAAACCGATGTTGATTGATTTGCTGAAAGAACTGTGCAATCCGGCGCAAATATTGGAGCGCAGCGAAGGCAACGCCCTGCGCAACGAAGGGCTGCAGCCGGTCATCGAGTGGCTGCTCGGCGGCGAGACGCCGATGGTGGATATCATCGAAAACGGGCTGAAATTTCGGGTGGATGTAAAAGGCGGGCAAAAAACCGGCTTTTTTCTCGATCAGCGCGGAAACCGGGAACTCACCGGAAAATTTGCTGCCGGTAAAAGCCTGCTCAACTGCTTTTCGTATAGCGGTGCGTTCAGCGTTTACGCTGCTGTAAATGGCGCAACCACAACATCTGTGGATATCAGCGAACCGGCAATTGCGCTGGCAAAAGAGAATTTCAAATTGAATGATTTACCGACAAAATCGCATGATTTTCTGGCGGCAAATGTGTTCGATTATTTGCGGGAAGACGACGCGCGGTTTGACATGATTGTGCTCGACCCACCTGCGTTTGTGAAGCAAAAAGCGCATATCGATAAAGGTGCGCGGGGATATAAAGACATCAACCGCCTGGCGATACAAAAACTTAATCCCGGCGGATTGCTGCTCACCTGTTCCTGCTCCGCATATGTCGATCGCGATTTGTTCCGCAAAATCATTTATTCCGCAGCGCAGGAAGTCGGGCGCGATTGCCGGATTCTGGCGCAGCCCGCCCAACCGGCGGATCACCCGATCAACATTTTTCACCCGGAAGGTGAATATCTGAAAACGCTGCTGCTGCAGGTGGATTGA
- a CDS encoding tetratricopeptide repeat protein: MLKAKKKFSKKELKEDQFIMATIQAKSFVEKNATKIAGGVVAVIAILVLGYFWTQSKKNAEETATTMLTQAQFELQNNQRDVAIATYTSIMDEYSGTNGAALATFQLAKLYWSDNNLELAKSYFKSFLDDYGDNTILLQAGHAGYADCMLAEKNYDEAASHYEKAAGISPDFPQAIAYLYSAAQAYKEAGNTGKARSLAERVVAQSEDNQQIKNRAEVLLKSLAM, translated from the coding sequence ATGCTGAAGGCCAAGAAAAAATTTTCCAAAAAGGAACTCAAAGAAGACCAGTTCATCATGGCCACAATCCAGGCAAAATCGTTTGTTGAAAAAAACGCCACCAAAATTGCCGGCGGCGTGGTTGCGGTTATTGCCATTTTAGTGTTGGGTTATTTCTGGACCCAATCGAAAAAGAATGCGGAAGAAACCGCAACAACCATGCTTACCCAAGCCCAGTTTGAATTGCAAAACAATCAGCGGGATGTAGCAATTGCCACCTACACCTCGATTATGGATGAATACAGCGGCACAAACGGCGCCGCATTGGCAACATTTCAATTGGCAAAACTGTACTGGAGCGATAACAATCTGGAATTGGCGAAAAGCTATTTCAAATCATTTCTGGATGATTATGGTGACAACACCATCCTGCTGCAAGCCGGACACGCCGGATACGCCGATTGCATGTTAGCCGAAAAAAATTACGACGAAGCCGCCAGCCATTACGAAAAAGCGGCCGGAATTTCTCCCGATTTTCCGCAGGCGATCGCCTATTTGTATAGCGCAGCACAGGCATACAAAGAAGCCGGCAATACCGGCAAAGCCCGTTCGTTAGCAGAACGCGTTGTTGCCCAAAGCGAAGACAATCAGCAAATCAAAAATCGTGCGGAAGTGCTGTTAAAAAGCCTCGCGATGTAA